In one Brevibacterium sp. CBA3109 genomic region, the following are encoded:
- a CDS encoding crotonase/enoyl-CoA hydratase family protein, translating to MTDHSPDLILITRPAPAIELWSLNLPEQRNPITDEPMIDALVGNIDRIREDETVKCVVLTGEGKAFSAGGNIKKMADKSGMFGGDLEEIRQGYRDGVQRIPLAMRSVDVPFIAAVNGPAVGAGMDLTTMCDMRVASDHAWFAESFVQLGLIAGDGGAWFLPRLIGAARAAEMALTGDRVDAVTAERWGLVNYVVPADELIERALELAGRVAANPVYSVRATKQLLLDSERHTLASMLEDCASLQATAHFQPDHHEAVAAMLEKRTPRFTS from the coding sequence ATGACCGACCACTCCCCCGATCTCATCCTGATCACACGACCGGCCCCGGCCATCGAGCTGTGGAGTCTCAACCTTCCCGAGCAGCGCAACCCGATCACCGACGAACCGATGATCGATGCTCTGGTGGGCAACATCGACCGAATCCGCGAGGACGAGACGGTCAAATGCGTCGTCCTCACCGGTGAGGGCAAGGCGTTCTCTGCCGGCGGCAACATCAAGAAGATGGCCGACAAGTCAGGGATGTTCGGCGGGGACCTCGAGGAGATCCGCCAGGGATACCGTGACGGGGTGCAGCGGATTCCGCTGGCGATGCGGTCCGTCGACGTTCCGTTCATCGCAGCGGTCAACGGGCCTGCCGTCGGCGCCGGCATGGACCTGACGACCATGTGCGATATGCGAGTGGCTTCCGATCACGCGTGGTTCGCGGAGTCGTTCGTGCAGCTGGGACTCATCGCCGGTGATGGCGGTGCCTGGTTCCTCCCTCGCCTCATCGGTGCGGCTCGCGCGGCCGAGATGGCACTGACCGGCGACCGTGTCGATGCCGTCACCGCCGAGCGGTGGGGCCTGGTCAACTACGTGGTCCCCGCTGACGAGCTCATCGAACGCGCGCTCGAGCTGGCCGGTCGGGTCGCGGCCAACCCTGTCTATTCGGTCCGAGCGACCAAGCAGCTCCTCCTCGACTCGGAACGCCACACTCTGGCCTCGATGCTCGAAGACTGTGCCTCACTTCAGGCCACAGCGCACTTCCAGCCGGACCACCATGAGGCGGTGGCTGCGATGCTGGAGAAACGGACACCGCGCTTCACCAGCTGA
- a CDS encoding organic hydroperoxide resistance protein: MKALYTAEALATGEGRDGRSRTSDGKVDLGLSTPTEMGGSGEGTNPEQLFAVGYAACFHSALRLVAGQSKANVDDSSVGAQVSIGKNDAGGFQLAVTLEVTLPHLDSAEAQVLADKAHEVCPYSNATRGNIEVTVTVSDD, encoded by the coding sequence ATGAAGGCTCTCTACACAGCAGAAGCACTTGCCACCGGAGAAGGACGTGATGGTCGCAGCCGCACCAGCGACGGAAAAGTCGACCTCGGCCTCTCCACACCCACAGAGATGGGCGGATCCGGCGAAGGCACGAATCCGGAACAGCTCTTCGCCGTCGGCTATGCCGCGTGCTTCCACTCGGCGCTGCGGCTCGTGGCCGGCCAGTCCAAGGCGAACGTCGACGATTCCTCCGTCGGAGCACAGGTGAGCATCGGCAAGAACGACGCGGGCGGCTTCCAGCTCGCCGTGACACTCGAGGTCACGCTCCCCCACCTCGATTCGGCCGAAGCCCAGGTGCTTGCAGACAAGGCCCACGAGGTCTGCCCGTATTCCAATGCCACCCGGGGCAACATCGAGGTGACCGTCACCGTCAGCGACGACTGA
- a CDS encoding universal stress protein, translating to MHSKNSSQTILVGVDGSASSIAALRHAADLAGDLDCSLVAVMCWQKPQFYMADLDLEDGPFARDAEGKLEAAVLTALGSQPDVTCRTSVRNGRPGEVLVDESASARLLVMGTRGHSEFVSMLLGSVSLECIAHAHVPVVTVRADL from the coding sequence ATGCACTCGAAGAACTCCTCACAGACCATCCTGGTCGGCGTCGACGGCTCTGCCTCTTCGATCGCGGCACTGCGCCACGCGGCAGACCTGGCCGGGGATCTCGACTGCAGCCTGGTGGCAGTGATGTGCTGGCAGAAGCCTCAGTTCTACATGGCCGACCTCGACCTCGAAGACGGGCCGTTCGCACGAGATGCCGAAGGTAAGCTCGAAGCCGCGGTGCTCACCGCCCTCGGTTCGCAGCCCGATGTCACCTGCCGCACGAGTGTGCGCAACGGACGCCCCGGTGAAGTGCTCGTCGACGAGTCAGCCTCGGCGCGACTGCTGGTGATGGGCACTCGTGGGCACAGCGAGTTCGTCTCAATGCTCCTGGGGTCCGTGTCCCTGGAGTGCATCGCCCACGCCCATGTGCCGGTGGTGACGGTCCGCGCCGACCTCTGA
- a CDS encoding LysR family transcriptional regulator, giving the protein MPLSFPDLPTLELFVAIAEAGSIGSGARRVGMAQPNASKLMRQLEAAAGTTLLQRGPRGSQLTARGATVLTAAQALLTQAHAFDSTLRADDDRRVEDIRVAASMTVAESLLPRWMAQWRREVPQARTTLEVLNSSEVIAKIKLSEIDLGFVETPQLPVGINASVVAEDELVVIVSSDHPWAELSGRLSLEELARTPLIVRERGSGTREALEQMLVGCDPVPPAQVLHSNTAVRTGVASGAGPAVLSQLAVASQLATGEVLQVPLDITVPRRPLTAVWSGARIPVGALAELVEIAAR; this is encoded by the coding sequence ATGCCCTTATCGTTTCCCGATCTGCCGACGCTCGAGCTCTTCGTAGCCATCGCCGAGGCGGGCAGCATCGGCAGCGGTGCCAGGCGAGTCGGTATGGCTCAGCCGAATGCCAGCAAGCTGATGCGGCAGCTCGAAGCGGCGGCGGGAACCACGCTGCTCCAGCGCGGACCTCGGGGATCACAGCTCACGGCCCGCGGTGCGACCGTCCTGACCGCGGCGCAGGCGCTGCTCACTCAGGCTCATGCCTTCGATTCGACTCTCCGGGCCGACGACGACCGCCGCGTCGAAGACATCCGAGTGGCCGCGAGCATGACCGTGGCCGAAAGCCTCCTGCCTCGCTGGATGGCGCAGTGGCGACGCGAGGTCCCCCAGGCCCGAACCACGCTCGAGGTGCTCAATTCGAGTGAAGTCATCGCGAAGATCAAACTTTCAGAGATCGACCTAGGGTTCGTCGAGACCCCCCAACTGCCGGTCGGCATCAATGCCAGCGTCGTCGCCGAGGACGAACTCGTCGTCATCGTCTCCTCTGACCACCCGTGGGCCGAGCTCAGCGGCAGACTCAGCCTCGAAGAATTGGCACGCACACCACTCATCGTGCGTGAACGCGGTTCAGGAACCCGGGAGGCTCTCGAGCAGATGCTCGTCGGCTGCGATCCCGTTCCGCCTGCCCAGGTGCTGCACAGCAACACTGCGGTGCGCACAGGCGTGGCCTCCGGAGCGGGTCCCGCGGTACTCAGTCAGCTTGCCGTGGCCAGCCAACTGGCCACAGGCGAGGTGCTGCAGGTGCCTCTCGACATCACCGTACCCCGACGCCCGCTGACCGCGGTGTGGTCCGGAGCCAGAATCCCCGTGGGAGCGCTCGCCGAGCTCGTCGAGATCGCGGCCCGGTGA
- a CDS encoding SRPBCC family protein, protein MTDTSITASRIIDASSDAIFNVLSNPERHAQIDGSGMVQSDEKTDRITAVGQVFTMNMYWDKLGGNYRTDNHVVGFDENKLLAWKTADSGQEPAGWEWVWELEPQGPDSTNVSVTYDWSSVTDKDVLKKISFPVVEQESLEESLGKLASAVSQV, encoded by the coding sequence ATGACGGATACGAGTATCACAGCATCGAGGATCATCGACGCCTCATCGGACGCCATCTTCAATGTGCTCTCCAATCCGGAGAGACACGCACAGATCGATGGTTCGGGCATGGTGCAATCCGATGAGAAGACAGATCGCATCACCGCGGTCGGGCAGGTCTTCACGATGAACATGTACTGGGACAAGCTTGGCGGCAACTACCGAACGGACAATCACGTCGTCGGCTTCGACGAGAACAAGCTGCTGGCCTGGAAGACCGCTGACAGTGGACAGGAGCCTGCGGGGTGGGAATGGGTCTGGGAGCTCGAACCTCAGGGACCTGACTCAACGAACGTCTCGGTGACCTATGACTGGAGTTCGGTCACGGACAAGGACGTTCTGAAGAAGATCAGCTTTCCTGTGGTCGAACAGGAATCACTCGAGGAGTCGTTGGGCAAACTGGCCTCCGCAGTCTCGCAGGTCTGA
- a CDS encoding NADP-dependent malic enzyme gives MTTLPDASTTTDSTPTRLRAITDEEIFSAHEGGKLSAELTRPLETQRDLSIAYTPGVAKVCTAIKDTPELARTHTWTGRLVAVVSDGSAVLGLGDIGAKASLPVMEGKCALFKRFSGLDAIPIVLDTNDVDEIVETLVRLRPSFGAVNLEDISAPRCFEVEERVKAALDIPVMHDDQHGTAIVVLAALTNALRVVGKSFDSVRVVLSGAGAAGVAVTKILGDAGVGDVTVLDSKGIIDSSRGDLTETKEWIASNTNPRGVSGGIDTALDGADVFIGVSGGTIDESHLPQMAEDAVIFALSNPDPEIMPNIASKYASVVATGRSDFPNQINNVLAFPGIFRGALDAGATDITDAMKLAAARAIADLVGDDLAPDYVVPGALDERVAPAVADAVESAANAAGVARV, from the coding sequence ATGACGACACTGCCCGATGCTTCCACCACGACCGATTCCACACCGACCCGGCTGAGGGCCATCACCGACGAGGAGATCTTCTCCGCCCACGAGGGTGGCAAACTCTCTGCCGAGCTCACTCGACCGCTGGAAACGCAGCGCGATCTCTCGATTGCCTACACCCCAGGTGTCGCCAAGGTCTGCACCGCCATCAAGGACACACCGGAGCTGGCTCGGACCCACACGTGGACGGGCCGCCTCGTCGCTGTCGTCTCCGATGGCTCCGCCGTACTAGGGCTCGGCGACATCGGGGCGAAGGCCTCCCTGCCGGTCATGGAGGGCAAGTGCGCCCTGTTCAAACGCTTCTCCGGCCTCGACGCGATCCCGATCGTCCTCGACACAAATGATGTCGACGAGATCGTCGAGACCTTGGTACGACTGCGCCCCTCCTTCGGCGCCGTCAACCTCGAAGACATCTCGGCTCCGCGCTGCTTCGAAGTCGAAGAGCGTGTCAAAGCCGCCCTCGACATTCCCGTCATGCATGACGATCAGCACGGAACCGCGATCGTCGTGCTCGCCGCGTTGACGAATGCGCTGCGCGTGGTCGGCAAGTCGTTTGACTCGGTGCGGGTGGTCCTCTCCGGTGCAGGCGCGGCAGGCGTGGCTGTGACCAAGATCCTCGGCGATGCGGGAGTCGGTGATGTCACCGTGCTCGACTCCAAGGGCATCATCGATTCCAGTCGCGGCGATCTCACCGAGACGAAAGAATGGATTGCCTCTAATACGAATCCGCGGGGCGTCTCGGGCGGGATCGACACCGCCCTCGACGGTGCGGACGTGTTCATCGGCGTCTCCGGCGGCACCATTGATGAGTCGCACCTGCCGCAGATGGCCGAGGACGCGGTGATCTTCGCGCTGTCGAATCCGGATCCGGAGATCATGCCCAACATCGCCTCGAAGTATGCCTCGGTCGTGGCCACCGGGCGCAGCGACTTCCCGAATCAGATCAACAACGTCCTCGCGTTCCCCGGCATCTTCCGCGGGGCGCTGGATGCCGGTGCCACCGACATCACCGATGCGATGAAGCTGGCCGCTGCTCGTGCGATCGCCGATCTGGTCGGCGATGACCTGGCCCCGGACTATGTTGTCCCTGGCGCACTGGACGAGCGGGTCGCCCCAGCTGTGGCAGATGCCGTCGAATCGGCCGCCAACGCCGCAGGAGTGGCGCGAGTCTGA
- a CDS encoding MFS transporter, with protein MTRTSETTAMSAGQRRILAVMLVPMFMSLLSVSIVNVILPDMQRSIGASNSAIQWVLSGYTLAFGVFLVAAGRAGDLFGRGKLFVTGVSVFALGSLIAGFAPDPVVLNIARIVMGIGSGLLSPQGVGMLQQYFHGKLRGRAFGMFGTIVGVSVGIGPVLGGGLIAVLGQEWGWRSAFLINVPIALAAIILGWFWLPKSAWTGSDAENKKSGGSRADFDPVGLVLLALGTLLVMLPFLERAAGAWIYALVPLGAIVIWLWVRWENRYARRGGSPMVDMALFRTRTFAYGASLTSMYFVGMPGVWVIVALYLQNGLGFPALEAGLMGLPSALFAAVSAQVAGRVVLTFGRKMVVLGVGIALVGVVCSALLVLAHEGLGISIWWMLATLALTGMGQGMAISPNQTLTLADVPVEYAGSSGGVMQTGQRVGTAIGIAIVTAVFFVVQDLAGYGGAIVAGFGFIALAMVIAGVIGIVDLARGRSKEGQVAAVAGS; from the coding sequence ATGACGAGAACTTCTGAGACAACGGCCATGTCGGCGGGGCAGCGCCGCATCCTCGCAGTGATGCTCGTGCCGATGTTCATGTCGTTGCTGAGCGTGTCCATCGTCAACGTCATCCTGCCCGATATGCAGAGATCGATCGGGGCATCGAACTCCGCGATTCAGTGGGTGCTGTCGGGCTACACTCTGGCCTTCGGGGTGTTCCTCGTCGCCGCTGGTCGTGCCGGTGATCTCTTCGGCCGGGGCAAACTCTTCGTCACCGGTGTCAGCGTCTTCGCCCTGGGATCGCTCATCGCCGGGTTCGCACCCGATCCGGTGGTGCTCAACATTGCACGCATCGTCATGGGTATCGGTTCGGGCCTCCTCAGCCCTCAGGGTGTGGGAATGCTGCAACAGTACTTCCACGGCAAACTGCGGGGCCGTGCCTTCGGCATGTTCGGCACGATCGTCGGCGTCTCCGTCGGCATCGGGCCGGTCCTCGGCGGTGGTCTCATCGCGGTGCTCGGACAGGAGTGGGGATGGCGTTCGGCCTTCCTCATCAACGTCCCCATCGCGCTGGCCGCTATCATCCTGGGGTGGTTCTGGCTGCCGAAGAGCGCATGGACCGGCAGCGACGCCGAGAACAAAAAATCCGGTGGCAGTCGCGCCGACTTCGATCCGGTCGGCCTGGTGCTGCTTGCGCTGGGAACCCTGCTCGTCATGCTTCCGTTCCTCGAACGCGCTGCTGGTGCCTGGATCTACGCCCTGGTGCCTTTGGGCGCCATCGTCATCTGGCTATGGGTGCGCTGGGAGAACCGATACGCTCGCCGAGGTGGTTCGCCGATGGTCGACATGGCACTGTTCCGGACCCGAACCTTCGCCTACGGTGCCTCGCTGACGTCGATGTACTTCGTCGGTATGCCCGGCGTCTGGGTCATCGTTGCGCTCTACCTCCAGAACGGTCTCGGCTTCCCCGCCCTCGAGGCAGGGCTCATGGGCCTGCCCTCGGCGCTCTTCGCAGCGGTGAGTGCCCAAGTCGCCGGCCGGGTGGTCCTCACCTTCGGCCGCAAGATGGTCGTGCTCGGGGTCGGCATCGCTCTCGTCGGCGTCGTGTGCTCAGCTCTGCTCGTACTCGCTCATGAAGGGTTGGGCATCAGCATCTGGTGGATGCTGGCGACTCTTGCTCTGACCGGGATGGGACAGGGTATGGCGATCAGCCCCAATCAGACACTGACCCTGGCCGATGTGCCGGTCGAATACGCGGGCAGCTCCGGTGGGGTCATGCAGACGGGCCAGCGTGTGGGCACAGCGATCGGCATCGCGATCGTCACGGCTGTATTCTTCGTCGTCCAGGATTTGGCCGGGTATGGTGGCGCGATCGTCGCCGGATTCGGTTTCATCGCCCTGGCTATGGTCATCGCCGGTGTCATCGGAATCGTGGACCTGGCTCGCGGGCGCTCAAAGGAAGGGCAGGTCGCGGCCGTGGCCGGAAGCTGA
- a CDS encoding DNA starvation/stationary phase protection protein has product MVDTVGVPQPAGTKTTKTENAEHGFEASPSLAKNLQTVLVDFIALQLVGKQAHWNVVGPNFRDLHLNLDEVVSIAREGADTIAERMRALHATADGRPAVVAEQTALPEFPAGEVHTHDAIDLAVRAVETTVATMRGVHDEVDEADPTTADIFHDFIGQLEQQAWFLSAETRQPSN; this is encoded by the coding sequence ATGGTTGACACCGTAGGAGTCCCGCAGCCTGCAGGAACCAAGACCACGAAGACCGAGAATGCCGAGCACGGATTTGAGGCATCACCGTCGCTGGCCAAGAACCTCCAGACCGTGCTGGTCGATTTCATCGCCCTGCAGCTCGTCGGAAAACAAGCCCACTGGAACGTCGTGGGGCCCAACTTCCGGGACCTGCACCTCAACCTCGACGAGGTGGTGAGCATCGCCCGTGAAGGTGCCGACACGATCGCCGAGCGGATGCGCGCGCTCCATGCCACAGCAGACGGCCGCCCGGCAGTCGTTGCCGAACAGACCGCACTGCCGGAATTCCCCGCCGGGGAGGTGCACACCCACGACGCGATTGACCTCGCAGTGCGCGCCGTTGAAACGACCGTGGCCACGATGCGTGGAGTCCATGACGAGGTCGACGAAGCCGATCCGACGACTGCTGATATCTTCCACGATTTCATCGGACAGTTGGAACAGCAGGCGTGGTTCCTCAGCGCGGAGACCCGTCAACCGTCGAACTGA
- a CDS encoding YeiH family protein, translating to MSTRTDHPSAETSAPPHILRTYAPGLGVCLVAVAIAMGVNHFFTGLSPLIVAIVLGILTTNLVRLPEATSPGITFASKKLLRVGIVFLGLQLVLGDIVSLGAPMLIVIICIVAGGIFGTVLLGKLLKMRPGQTILIACGFSICGAAAVAGVEGVTDSDEEDVVTAVALVVIFGTLMIPLVPLVGGALGLSAELNGLWAGGSIHEIAQVVAAGGVIGGGALAVAVIVKLARVLMLAPVVAVLSLMQRRKTKSEGTNAGARPPIVPLFIIAFLALVILRSSVDLPEVVLSTGHFIQTALLAAAMFGLGCGVKIRNLIRVGLRPFVLASLSTILVAGIALAGIVLVHPAG from the coding sequence ATGAGCACACGCACCGATCATCCCAGCGCAGAGACCTCAGCGCCGCCGCACATTCTCCGCACCTATGCACCGGGCTTGGGGGTCTGCCTCGTTGCCGTCGCCATCGCGATGGGCGTCAACCACTTCTTCACCGGGCTCAGCCCACTCATCGTCGCGATCGTCCTCGGCATCCTCACGACCAACCTCGTGCGACTGCCCGAAGCCACTTCTCCCGGCATCACCTTCGCTTCGAAGAAGCTCCTGCGGGTGGGCATCGTGTTCCTCGGTCTCCAGCTCGTCCTCGGTGACATCGTGTCGCTGGGGGCCCCGATGCTCATCGTCATCATCTGCATCGTCGCGGGCGGGATATTCGGCACCGTGCTTCTCGGCAAGCTGCTGAAGATGCGACCGGGCCAGACCATCCTCATCGCCTGCGGATTCTCCATCTGTGGTGCCGCCGCGGTGGCGGGTGTCGAAGGCGTCACCGATTCCGATGAAGAGGATGTCGTGACCGCAGTCGCTCTCGTCGTCATCTTCGGCACCCTGATGATCCCCCTCGTTCCGCTCGTCGGGGGAGCGCTCGGATTGAGCGCCGAGCTCAACGGACTGTGGGCCGGGGGATCGATCCATGAGATCGCTCAGGTCGTCGCGGCCGGCGGTGTCATCGGCGGCGGAGCGCTTGCGGTGGCCGTCATCGTCAAGCTCGCCCGAGTCCTCATGCTCGCTCCTGTCGTCGCCGTTCTCAGCCTCATGCAGCGGCGCAAAACCAAGTCCGAGGGGACAAACGCCGGTGCGCGTCCGCCCATCGTGCCGCTGTTCATCATCGCCTTCCTCGCGCTGGTCATCCTACGCTCGAGTGTCGATCTGCCCGAGGTGGTGCTGTCGACGGGACACTTCATCCAGACCGCACTGCTGGCCGCTGCGATGTTCGGCCTCGGTTGCGGAGTCAAGATTCGCAATCTCATTCGGGTCGGACTCCGTCCCTTCGTCCTCGCCTCACTGTCGACCATCCTCGTCGCGGGCATCGCCCTGGCAGGCATCGTGCTCGTCCATCCAGCCGGCTGA
- a CDS encoding MarR family transcriptional regulator: protein MNTLALDKQLCFVLYSASRAMTATYRELLAELGITYPQYLVMLVLWEEDAATDMTEPLSHGPADSVADGITVKALGERLQLDSGTLSPLLSRLENHGYVTRHRSSEDSRSVFVRLTPEGAASQALAECVPREVVGRTKIDPDELEKMLDSLQLLTLNLRAEAVADRD from the coding sequence ATGAACACGCTCGCACTCGACAAGCAGCTCTGCTTCGTCCTCTATTCGGCTTCGCGGGCCATGACCGCGACCTACCGTGAGCTCCTCGCAGAACTCGGCATCACCTACCCGCAGTATCTGGTGATGCTGGTGCTGTGGGAGGAGGACGCCGCGACGGATATGACCGAGCCCCTCAGCCACGGACCGGCAGATTCCGTGGCAGACGGCATCACGGTCAAGGCACTCGGAGAGCGCCTGCAGCTGGACTCCGGAACACTGTCGCCACTGCTGTCTCGACTCGAGAATCACGGCTATGTCACGCGGCATCGCTCGAGCGAGGACTCCCGCAGCGTGTTCGTCCGCCTCACCCCCGAAGGTGCGGCGAGTCAGGCACTCGCTGAATGTGTGCCACGAGAAGTGGTCGGGCGCACGAAAATCGACCCCGACGAATTGGAGAAGATGCTCGACTCCCTGCAGCTACTCACCCTCAATCTGCGGGCAGAGGCTGTCGCAGACCGCGACTGA
- a CDS encoding FUSC family protein: protein MTHSVSHRIADFLRRPEIITDLIQVIKSVLAATFAWWLSGVVLDSQMAFLAPWTALLTVHATVYRSLSRGVQSTVASTIGVGISFLIGNFLGVSLWTFALALLVGLVGARLSWIRDEGVAIATTAIFVLGAGFDSQQPLLTDRILEIALGVAVGLVVNLIVVPPVRDQQAARYVDSINRQIGDVLVDMSDEFSRSWDTDQAENWFSETEAMSQELNTAWQSVRFARESRRVNPRARLLQRGHEANSKPAPAENYESILQRVDEGVSHLRNLARTLREATYAEGEWDTRFREQWTAIVADAGHSIADPDADVEPVFDRLEQLAIGLSDDQLLPKASWPLYGALITSLRHIVVIVDDVASAREARQTERRK from the coding sequence GTGACTCACAGCGTTTCCCACCGGATCGCGGACTTCCTCCGCAGACCCGAGATCATCACCGATCTGATCCAAGTCATCAAGAGCGTGCTCGCGGCCACCTTCGCCTGGTGGCTCTCCGGTGTCGTTCTGGACTCACAGATGGCATTCCTGGCGCCATGGACGGCGCTGCTGACCGTCCATGCCACTGTGTACCGATCGCTGTCTCGCGGGGTCCAATCAACGGTGGCATCGACGATCGGGGTGGGGATCTCATTCCTCATCGGCAACTTCCTGGGGGTGAGTCTCTGGACCTTCGCCCTGGCACTGCTCGTCGGCCTGGTCGGAGCCAGACTGTCGTGGATCCGCGATGAGGGAGTGGCCATCGCGACGACGGCTATCTTCGTCCTCGGCGCGGGCTTTGACTCCCAGCAGCCTCTGCTCACCGATCGCATCCTCGAGATCGCTCTGGGCGTGGCAGTCGGGCTCGTGGTCAACCTCATCGTCGTTCCCCCGGTGCGCGACCAACAGGCTGCGCGCTATGTCGACAGCATCAACCGCCAGATAGGCGACGTGCTCGTCGACATGTCGGACGAGTTCAGCCGGTCCTGGGACACGGACCAGGCCGAGAACTGGTTCAGCGAGACCGAGGCGATGAGCCAGGAGCTCAACACCGCATGGCAGTCGGTGCGCTTCGCCCGCGAGAGCCGCCGGGTCAACCCGCGTGCCAGGCTTCTACAGCGGGGACACGAAGCGAACTCCAAGCCTGCACCGGCGGAGAATTACGAGAGCATTCTGCAAAGGGTCGATGAAGGGGTCTCTCACCTGCGGAACTTGGCGCGGACCCTGCGCGAGGCAACCTACGCCGAAGGCGAATGGGACACCCGCTTCCGCGAGCAGTGGACGGCGATCGTCGCCGACGCCGGACATTCCATCGCCGATCCCGACGCGGACGTCGAACCGGTCTTCGACCGCTTGGAGCAGCTGGCCATCGGCCTCTCCGACGACCAGCTGCTGCCGAAAGCCTCCTGGCCGCTCTACGGTGCACTCATCACCAGCCTGCGCCACATCGTCGTCATCGTCGATGATGTCGCCTCGGCGCGAGAAGCCAGGCAGACCGAGCGCCGGAAGTAG
- a CDS encoding AI-2E family transporter, which yields MGARFTGYLLVIIAGLTVAGFIAFQLAEIVIPFLAGLILSALLVPMSSFLQRHRWPKWLAVITVWVIVLGALAGLIFLIVYQVKNELSAIQDQVGVSLEAGQKFLASEPFGLTDQKVNDFIASSGQWLKDHAAGLQSGAAEVGATAAHIVEGILIVLFVTLFALIDGRGIWSWAVHIWPAKSHSRIEEAGEAGWKTLSNFIRIQLVVAATDAVGIGVGALILGVPLAVPIATVVFLGAFVPFVGAIIGGVFAVGLALLFNGWIHALILLGIVILVQQIESHVLHPLLTGSRVKIHPLAVILGVTAGAAMAGIAGAFFAVPVIATLNAMVRAARHHTDAPAVVAPQMPSGDEDGAHHCDDDAPE from the coding sequence GTGGGCGCCCGCTTCACTGGCTATCTGCTGGTGATCATCGCGGGGCTCACGGTCGCGGGTTTCATCGCGTTCCAGCTGGCGGAGATCGTCATCCCCTTCTTGGCAGGGCTGATCCTCTCGGCTCTCCTGGTTCCGATGTCGTCGTTCCTGCAGCGTCATCGTTGGCCGAAATGGTTGGCCGTGATCACGGTATGGGTGATTGTGCTCGGCGCCCTGGCCGGGTTGATCTTCCTCATCGTCTATCAGGTCAAAAACGAACTCTCTGCAATCCAGGATCAGGTGGGCGTGTCGCTTGAAGCTGGGCAGAAGTTTCTCGCAAGCGAACCTTTCGGATTGACCGATCAGAAGGTCAATGACTTCATTGCTTCCTCGGGCCAATGGCTCAAAGACCATGCGGCGGGTCTGCAGTCGGGAGCTGCGGAGGTCGGAGCCACCGCCGCTCATATCGTTGAAGGCATCCTCATCGTCTTGTTCGTGACCCTGTTCGCGCTGATCGACGGCAGAGGGATCTGGTCCTGGGCGGTGCACATATGGCCGGCCAAATCGCATTCGCGAATCGAAGAAGCCGGAGAAGCCGGGTGGAAGACCCTGTCGAACTTCATCAGAATCCAGCTCGTCGTGGCCGCCACCGACGCCGTCGGAATCGGAGTGGGCGCGCTGATCCTCGGTGTGCCGTTGGCCGTTCCCATCGCAACCGTCGTGTTCCTGGGTGCCTTCGTCCCCTTCGTCGGAGCCATCATCGGCGGTGTCTTCGCGGTCGGGCTGGCGCTGCTGTTCAACGGGTGGATCCATGCTCTGATCCTGCTCGGAATCGTGATCCTGGTGCAGCAGATCGAAAGTCACGTCCTCCACCCGCTGCTGACCGGTTCAAGGGTGAAGATCCACCCCCTGGCGGTGATCCTCGGCGTGACAGCAGGGGCAGCCATGGCCGGCATCGCCGGGGCATTCTTCGCGGTGCCCGTCATCGCAACACTGAACGCGATGGTCCGCGCTGCCCGGCATCACACCGACGCCCCCGCAGTCGTGGCACCTCAGATGCCGAGTGGAGACGAAGACGGGGCTCATCATTGTGATGACGATGCCCCTGAGTGA